The window ttaaatattccgATGTTTTATTTACGACACTGTCAAGATTCTTGGAGACGTATTAAACTCGCAGTTGAAATAGTGGGCTGGTTGGTAGGTTCACGCCACTAAGCTAGTCACATAGCCTCAATTACGAAACGTGTACATAACTTGCGGAAAGCGAAAGCGCTATTTCTTCACCATGCTCATACGATGACCAGTTTGCTATGAACCTTTGATATATatcgatatttaaaaaatattatgatatactAATAAACTAGTCGTGAACAAAGGAGAGTACAGAAATTACGCTAAAATTAGGTTGGTATGTATTGAACGAATCGGTGATGAAATATTTAAATCTGAATTATCCGCGACTATTGCGTGACGTTAATTATGGATAAAATATTGCAACTACGAacactttatatatttattatatatatgagAGAATTGTAAGAGAGCACAAACAAGAAAATTTTCCACTAGAATGTTTCGAATAGTTTCATTCTGATTCATCCTATTTATGTGTTTTTCAACTAAACATAAGTATTTGTGATATTTACAGGTCTACCAGAAATCGGGTTGCCACCATTAGACCCATTGAAGATTCCTAAAATCCGAATACTACAAGGCGACGGTCCTGTGAACGTGAATGCGGCGTTGGACGATGTTATCGTGACGGGTTTCGGCAAAACACAAGTGCTATCGAGCCAGTGAGTAATTTCATCGCTTTACGTGTTCTGTTCTCCTGGTACCTTGAGCCACTGTTTGATCGACTGAGTGCAAAACACGCTGTTAATGTTTGCTGGCTTGCGAAAGAAATTGTTTAGTGAttggttagttagttagttacctattaaataaatgCCTCTTTATGGTTttcaataatacataattaagcaagaaataatatttagtacaagtaaataatataaaaaatacttttgggCTGCTGATAGACACGAATTTATCTGACGACTTGGGATTTTTAACATTATAATGTTTACCATGTAGAGTAGTTAGTTACCAAGTTAATAATGATGGTTGCAATTTTGAGTTCAATAATGTATGATATCGATTATCCTTGTCTATAATATTCTATAATCAATGACATTTGTTTCAGAGTGGATGGCAAAACGTATGATTTTTATACTAGAGTTCGTGTTCCGAAAATGAGAATAGAAGGCACGTACGACCTTAGAGGGAAAATTCTGTTGATCCCCTTAGTTGGTCGGGGAATATGCTGGTTTGAGCCAAGTAAGTAAACAAGCATTTTAGAAGCTAGGGAAGAAAATAtctataattttttatttatcttcttaTTTCTTCTTAATTTTTATTGATCTTTTGATTGCGTGTCGATCGTTGCAGTTCTGGCAGTTAAACTCTTCATTACTAAGAGCGTGTCCGTTACGCTCTTAGCCGGTCAGCGGTCATTGCATTACAACGATAATGTTTCACACCAAATTAATTTCGTGACAATGCCTGTAGGCATAAATGAGCGAGAAATACGGCTTTGCATGCTGCCAAAACTTGACAAATTACAACTCTACATAGTCTCTACCTGTACATTTGTTCATCTTACATGcactacctacttattacgTTTGGATAATTTCAGTGCTTGTACTAGGTACGTTTTACTTAAGAGCTGTGCTGCAATATCCGTCGCAGCTAAATCTAAACTACTGGAAAATTCTCCGTCGGGTGGTTATTTTAGTAACATCACGCAATCCAAGAGTACTGTAATCAATCAGGCgccttatacctacctacctacctattaatcTGACTAGTTTTATGCTGAACTAGGTTTGATGTAAAGATATAACGTATTATTTAGactttagaagataattaaaacataaaattatttcaggTAATATGACAATCGACATCGTAAGTGATGTTAAATTGTACGAAAAAGATGGTTTTACATTTTTCAATGTGACTGCAGCTCATGTAAAATATGCAATTGGGGGCCTAAAATTGCGTATGAACAATCTTTTTGATGGCATCAAGTCATTGGgtaagaataattttatttatacaaacttTAATCTACATCGTAACGCCATCTATGAGATCATAGTGAAATAATTTTACTAGCGGCATCTAGTGTCGAGTAGCTGATATAAAAGTTACGAAAATTAAATCATAGATGTCGCTGATGTAGAAATATTAGTTTCTTATAACTTCTACCGTATTTCTGTTGTCCTGGTACTAACGTGTTGCAAATTGCAACGTTGACGCTGGCTGAAGCGTCAGAGATTCTGTTGGTTCTGTCGTTTGGTTGTTgccaattttatttatgatggTTTTTGCGATACTGTGACGTAAATAAAAACGTAACCTTGGTGATTCATAAAGTATGTTTGCTTGTAAATAGAACTTGCTCTTTGAGTTTCTTGATTTCGTCGCAAGGGTCAtccactatttattttattttttatttataagaaataaatacttacgtaCTGATTTGATGATGACTTatctaattaaattattataagtaatttaacCAACATGTCCAAAtgttgtgttaaaaatattaggATTGAAGAGGACTCTATTAAAACTCTTTTTCTTTTGTATGtataatgatatattttttaatgaaggtttagcaatttttataaaaagaaattgtCATTTATTTCAGGTGCTAGTCTGGTATTTATTACACAtgtattacaatataataataataatattataattatttattttctttttcagaggACAGTACCAACGCGTATTTGAACGAGAACTGGCGGCCTGTTTCCGAGTCTCTTAGACCAATTCTTTCGAAAACTATAGAAGACATTCTTTTAGGGTTCATGCAGCAGTTATTCCATAATCTACCAGGCAATTTTATGGTAGGTGACATCAAAAATAATTCGGTTAGCAAAAAACTCGAtactacaaataaaaaagtttgaTATTATGATTTGTTCATCACATTgatgtaataatttaatttacagtgcattattattatgttgactAACTACCATCAAATACTCTGGGGTCGCTTAAACCGTTATGTACCTAAATTTAAGTgatacaataggctagtttccaactagtcaaatcagttactttttactaaacgtcaaaactcataattactatggaatttgtataaaaaagcacattgtgacgtcatagaagaacgtgataaaattacgcacttattattgcgtttttcttgactaaatctcaaagataagttaaatagaaaaaagttttttgtcagctttaaatctgtctttattttgtaatcagaatttcataatttatcattgacctaggaaactacccaattgtaggtaaaGAGGAATAAAAACTGtatttaatttagtaatcaCTATCTTACAATTAATGCAGATTgcgtgaattttattatttagttcgTAAGACTATCAAATGGTAATTAAGTCGATtgactaattataattatttgaataGTGTTTATAACATAttctgtattatatttttactgttttataaaactaaactgTAAGCGTTAAAGACGGGCTCCTTGGAGCGATCTCATTGgtatattattcttttttgaaatgtcattttattatattcttttgttttttctggTAATGTTAGgtcttttcattaaattcagcTATAAATTCAGCACGTATACACATACGCATGTATACGTACTcacaacaataattaaaaacgtTTAAGTAATGTTTGAGTATTTGTTGTCTTTATACGTAGTGTAAATTATTTGTGAAGagaaaatattttgataaagGAAGTGATCCGAAAAGACGATACCAAAATCAGAATATAATACTTAATTGATTAATGAGTTACAAGTACCttattactattaaataaatgtagTGAAATAATAGATAGTGACAAAATTGGACTATAGTTATAGAGTACTAATTTTGTAAATAACTTTTGTCtactaatattatttgtacATTCGGAACTAAAATAAGTAAAAGGTAAAAAAGCAATGTGACTGAGATTTTGGAAATAAATCTTTAATATTTAAAGGATATTACAATGCAGTTTTATTTTCAAGTGACGGCTTTCTATGATACATAGGTtgc is drawn from Pectinophora gossypiella chromosome 7, ilPecGoss1.1, whole genome shotgun sequence and contains these coding sequences:
- the LOC126368483 gene encoding protein takeout-like yields the protein MQFKLFIVTCVLHYTAGEHYKTKPNFVKTCLKSDPDFDDCSREAVQQLFDALGPGLPEIGLPPLDPLKIPKIRILQGDGPVNVNAALDDVIVTGFGKTQVLSSQVDGKTYDFYTRVRVPKMRIEGTYDLRGKILLIPLVGRGICWFEPSNMTIDIVSDVKLYEKDGFTFFNVTAAHVKYAIGGLKLRMNNLFDGIKSLEDSTNAYLNENWRPVSESLRPILSKTIEDILLGFMQQLFHNLPGNFMVGDIKNNSVSKKLDTTNKKV